From one Microbacter margulisiae genomic stretch:
- a CDS encoding L-rhamnose mutarotase, translating to MEYIEQQTYLEFKRFCKILFLEDDPDLIASYKKIHATGAAWPEITQGMRDVGILDMEIYCSGTILFMIMDTIPDFDHEKAMNELAGKPRQSEWEAYVSKFQKTSSALSAKDKWQSIERIYKLGE from the coding sequence ATGGAATATATAGAACAACAGACATATCTAGAATTTAAAAGATTCTGTAAAATATTGTTTCTGGAAGATGATCCTGATTTAATTGCGTCTTATAAAAAGATACATGCTACAGGAGCTGCCTGGCCCGAAATTACACAGGGAATGCGAGACGTAGGTATCCTCGATATGGAAATTTATTGTTCTGGAACTATTTTATTTATGATTATGGACACAATCCCTGATTTTGATCATGAAAAAGCTATGAATGAACTTGCAGGGAAACCACGTCAATCAGAATGGGAAGCATATGTTTCGAAATTTCAGAAAACATCGTCTGCTTTATCAGCCAAGGATAAATGGCAATCGATAGAACGGATTTATAAATTAGGAGAATAA
- a CDS encoding aldo/keto reductase: MQINQLNPEAIDPNKVPKKILNNGTMMPVIGLGTFGSDHYDNEAIAKAVRDAIQMGYRHIDCASVYGNEKEIGVALAEVISEGIVNREDLWITSKVWNDMHDHVIESCQKSLADLQLNYLDLYLVHWPFPNSHAKGVSVESRDKNARPYIHEDYMKTWRDMEKLVGMGLVKSIGTSNMTIPKMELLLRDCEIKPACNEMELHPHFQQPELFQYLLEHTIQPIGFSPIGSPNRPERDKTPEDTTPIEDPVIVEIARNHNIHPAVVCIKWAAQNGQIPIPFSVKHEKLQGNLRSVTEDPLTDAEMEAIKNVDKRCRLIKGQVFTWKGATWEDLWDENGVIKAY; encoded by the coding sequence ATGCAAATCAATCAATTAAATCCAGAAGCAATTGACCCAAACAAAGTCCCCAAGAAAATATTAAATAATGGCACAATGATGCCTGTGATTGGATTAGGTACTTTTGGTTCAGATCATTATGATAACGAAGCTATTGCCAAAGCAGTACGTGATGCTATCCAGATGGGTTACCGTCATATTGATTGTGCTTCGGTGTATGGAAATGAAAAAGAGATTGGGGTGGCACTTGCCGAAGTCATATCAGAAGGGATCGTTAACCGGGAAGATTTATGGATCACGTCAAAAGTCTGGAACGATATGCATGATCATGTAATCGAATCTTGCCAGAAATCCCTGGCAGACCTGCAACTGAATTATTTAGATCTTTATCTTGTTCATTGGCCTTTCCCGAATTCACATGCAAAAGGAGTTTCGGTGGAGTCACGCGATAAAAATGCAAGGCCTTATATTCATGAAGACTACATGAAAACATGGCGTGATATGGAAAAGCTGGTTGGGATGGGGTTGGTAAAAAGCATTGGAACTTCAAACATGACGATTCCAAAAATGGAGTTATTATTGCGGGACTGTGAGATAAAACCTGCCTGTAATGAGATGGAACTTCATCCTCATTTTCAACAACCTGAGCTATTCCAATATTTACTGGAACATACTATTCAACCCATTGGTTTTTCGCCTATTGGTTCTCCGAATCGACCGGAAAGAGATAAAACGCCTGAAGATACAACTCCTATTGAGGATCCGGTGATTGTTGAGATTGCCAGAAATCATAATATCCACCCTGCCGTTGTCTGTATTAAATGGGCAGCTCAAAATGGTCAGATTCCAATTCCATTCTCGGTGAAGCATGAAAAATTACAGGGTAATCTGCGCAGTGTTACGGAAGATCCGCTAACAGATGCTGAGATGGAAGCGATTAAGAACGTTGACAAAAGATGCAGGTTGATTAAAGGTCAGGTATTTACCTGGAAAGGGGCAACCTGGGAAGATTTATGGGATGAAAACGGTGTGATAAAGGCATATTGA
- the fucP gene encoding L-fucose:H+ symporter permease — protein sequence MPQQKFQRKTPMKKNTQPLTTKENLIPFILITALFFLWGMAFGMLDVLNKHFQDVLAISKAKSGLIQFSVYIAYFLMALPAGMFMKRFGYKKGIVMGLLLFAGGAYVIVSASILQSFWSFLIGLFIVGCGLASLETAANPYTTRLGPKETAEQRINFSQSFNGLAWIIGPIIGGLFILGNHASPDGNQLHSLIMPYAIIGTVVLLISIIYIRTPLPEIVEETVEQHNTTGKVQKPLFKHRHFVLGVIAQFAYVAAQTGIFSFFVNYMTDSKLTPHVDKETAAFMLGLGGFGLFMVGRVTGTFIMKFVRPTRLLAIYAFMSVVLLPVISLRIGMVSIVALFLSFFFMSIMYPTIFSLGIKDMGEQTKRASSFIVMAIVGGAIFPIFMGWIADISSMAIGFFAPMPCFLFILYYAVKGYKIRA from the coding sequence ATACCACAACAAAAATTTCAAAGAAAAACGCCCATGAAAAAAAACACACAACCACTTACTACGAAGGAGAATCTTATTCCATTTATTTTAATCACTGCGCTATTCTTTCTTTGGGGAATGGCTTTTGGCATGTTGGACGTGCTTAATAAACATTTTCAGGATGTGCTCGCCATTTCGAAAGCAAAATCTGGACTAATTCAGTTTTCTGTTTACATTGCCTATTTTCTTATGGCGCTTCCTGCCGGAATGTTCATGAAACGGTTTGGCTACAAAAAGGGAATTGTTATGGGATTGCTTTTATTTGCAGGCGGTGCTTATGTCATTGTTTCCGCATCTATTCTGCAATCATTCTGGTCGTTCCTGATCGGCTTGTTTATTGTGGGATGTGGTCTGGCCTCGCTCGAAACAGCAGCTAACCCATACACAACACGACTTGGCCCGAAAGAAACAGCGGAACAACGTATTAATTTCTCGCAGTCATTCAATGGGTTAGCATGGATTATAGGACCGATTATCGGAGGCCTGTTCATTTTGGGAAATCATGCAAGCCCAGATGGGAATCAATTGCATTCATTGATTATGCCGTATGCTATTATAGGAACGGTTGTGTTGCTTATCAGCATTATCTATATCAGGACGCCACTGCCTGAGATTGTGGAAGAAACCGTTGAGCAACACAATACTACTGGAAAAGTTCAAAAACCATTGTTCAAGCATCGCCATTTTGTGCTGGGAGTTATCGCTCAATTTGCTTACGTAGCCGCTCAAACAGGTATCTTTAGTTTTTTTGTAAATTATATGACAGACTCAAAATTAACTCCTCATGTTGACAAGGAAACTGCTGCCTTTATGTTGGGGTTAGGAGGCTTCGGTCTTTTTATGGTAGGACGCGTTACCGGAACATTTATTATGAAGTTTGTTCGTCCAACCCGATTATTGGCTATTTATGCTTTTATGAGTGTGGTGCTTTTGCCTGTCATTAGCCTGCGTATTGGCATGGTTTCCATCGTGGCATTGTTTCTTTCGTTCTTTTTCATGTCCATTATGTATCCAACCATCTTTTCTCTTGGTATCAAAGATATGGGAGAGCAAACAAAACGAGCCTCTTCTTTTATTGTAATGGCTATTGTTGGTGGTGCCATATTTCCCATATTTATGGGATGGATAGCTGATATCTCATCTATGGCAATCGGATTCTTTGCTCCAATGCCATGTTTCCTGTTCATTTTGTATTATGCTGTGAAAGGGTACAAAATACGTGCATAA